From one Phycodurus eques isolate BA_2022a chromosome 19, UOR_Pequ_1.1, whole genome shotgun sequence genomic stretch:
- the kctd17 gene encoding BTB/POZ domain-containing protein KCTD5 isoform X5 produces the protein MATTADDQWEPALHGCHHHNNNNNNNNKDNEAGETATCPPASSTEPGGKTSHSVGNGSVINSGGGNNGKWVRLNVGGTVFLTTRQTLLKEQTSFLYRLCQQQDLHSDTDETGAYVIDRDPTYFGPILNYLRHGKLVYNKELAEEGVLEEAEFYNITPLIKIIKERIVERDSKSTQVPPKHVYRVLQCQEEELTQMVSTMSDGWKFEQMVNIGSSYSYGTEDQAEFLCVVSKELHTPGSGLGTEQSHKTKPTETQEKEAAKEEEAEGGRETTPNEWLRE, from the exons ATGGCAACCACGGCGGACGACCAGTGGGAACCCGCGCTCCACGGCTGCCACcaccacaacaacaataataacaacaataacaaagatAACGAAGCGGGGGAGACGGCGACCTGTCCTCCGGCCAGCTCGACCGAACCCGGCGGGAAGACGTCGCATAGCGTTGGTAACGGCTCGGTCATCAACTCCGGCGGTGGAAATAATGGAAAGTGGGTTCGCCTGAACGTCGGCGGCACCGTGTTCCTGACGACGAGGCAAACGCTCCTAAAAGAACAAACTTCGTTCCTGTACCGGCTGTGCCAGCAGCAAGACCTGCACTCGGACACG GATGAGACAGGAGCTTATGTGATTGACAGAGACCCCACGTACTTTGGACCCATTCTCAACTACCTGCGACACGGCAAACTGGTCTACAACAAGGAACTAGCTGAAGAAG GTGTGCTAGAGGAGGCTGAGTTCTACAACATCACCCCTCTTATTAAAATCATCAAGGAGCGGATCGTAGAGAGGGACTCCAAGTCTACGCAG GTTCCCCCCAAGCACGTCTATCGAGTGTTGCAGTGCCAGGAGGAAGAGCTGACCCAGATGGTCTCCACGATGTCCGACGGCTGGAAGTTTGAGCAG ATGGTGAACATTGGCTCGTCGTACAGCTACGGAACAGAGGATCAGGCTgagtttctgtgtgttgtttccAAGGAGCTTCACACGCCTGGTTCTGGGCTTGGTACAGAGCAGAGCCACAAGACGAAG CCAACGGAGACGCAGGAGAAGGAAGCAgcaaaggaggaggaggcagagggagggagagaaacCACACCAAATGAGTGGCTTAGAGAATGA
- the gucy2cb gene encoding guanylyl cyclase C: MASSRWFLLFFIFETLMPSHHGIRQCLRGVSMNVILLDDEESPWSLKFVRGQILKALESESVQENADYIKFNLTVKFSGFNTTYYRRRGCHSTACEGVAELKNLIHSHSLGCAVLGPTCTYATFPLVDAEKGLKLSTPIISAGSFGPSCDDTLNLQRLLPPARKISDFFVHFWSQNNTIKPAWETAYVYKIAPSTEECSWYINALEAATHTFAQKVKRTMLRKPEDLKEVLSSHRNRASNLFIMCGSVKDVVEVKNLTAEADSSEILFILIDLFNDQYHINTTSHPSMKNVLVLTMPNTRNYTINSDPESNNTVRTKHEESFYSTNLFVIFVQMNDYMAAYHDSVLLVSRVMREILEKPHSGAHRIPYVTVNYLRNISFNGIAGNYRLDEHGDRDVNLSIIYTSNENEYHILFEFDTEYSLTMLVEDHPSFVWGARLPNFRPDEGKASLDIVVIILAVMVVVAAIIAFIFYRQNRRDRLLRKQWSISHIPSDLVTLLEENSLNQVYLKIEERKKVYKIRRALYDKKIVILKELNHSDGNFNETQKVELHALLQIDYYNLTKFYGTVKFDQGVFGVFEYGERGSLRYVLNDKVSYPEETFMDWEFKISVMYDIAKGMSYLHASDIQVHGRLKSTNCVMDNRMVVKITDFGCNSFLKPGRDFWTAPEHLRKEGTSQKGDIYSFAIIAHEIVLRKSTFYTECCSNRAEKLSRVIMSYFRPDLDLYTASDKELEVYMLIKSCWEEDADKRPDFKKVESCLGKIISKIHNKDNESYMDNMIRRLQMYSKNLEHLVGERTALYNMERDRADRLNFMLLPRPVVKSLKESGVVEPELYDEVTIYFSDIVGFTTLCQYSTPMEVVDMLNDIYKGFDSILDHHDVYKVETIGDAYMVASGLPNRNGNRHAVDICRMALDILAFMGTFQLRHLPGIPVWIRIGVHSGLCAAGVVGVKMPRYCLFGDTVNTASQMESTGHPLRIHVSQPTINILTRTDFKFEYEYRGETYLKGKGTKTTYWLTGETGADYDLPTPPTTENFQRLQQDLAHMILACLQQRSRGSMRRKRPFLSQSTGEDKEPETEVDPPEYLHLATVDNTLSTFL, encoded by the exons ATGGCTTCAAGCAGATGGTTCTTGTTGTTCTTCATCTTTGAGACTCTGATGCCGTCGCATCATGGCATCAGACAATGTTTAAGAGGCGTCTCAATGAATGTGATCCTCCTGGACGACGAGGAGTCTCCCTGGAGCTTGAAGTTTGTCCGAGGACAAATACTGAAGGCCCTGGAGTCCGAGTCCGTGCAAGAAAACG CTGACT ACATTAAATTCAATCTGACGGTGAAATTTAGTGGCTTCAACACAACCTACTATCGACGAAGGGGCTGCCACAGTACTGCGTGTGAAGGAGTGGCCGAGTTAAAAAATCTTATT CATTCACATAGCCTGGGCTGCGCCGTGCTGGGCCCCACGTGCACGTATGCCACTTTCCCCTTGGTCGA TGCTGAGAAGGGACTCAAATTAAGCACACCCATCATCTCAGCCGGCAGCTTTGGACCCTCCTGTGACGACACGCTCAACCTGCAGCGTCTCCTGCCACCCGCGCGCAAAATCTCTGACTTTTTTGTCCACTTCTGGAGCCAAAATAACACCATCAAGCCGGCGTGGGAGACAGCATATGTGTACAAGATTGCGCCTAGCACGGAGGAATGCTCTTG GTATATAAATGCACTGGAAGCAGCCACACACACGTTTGCTCAGAAGGTAAAAAGAACAATGCTGCGCAAACCAGAAGACCTCAAAGAAGTCCTGTCGTCTCACAGGAACAGGGCAAGCAACT TGTTCATCATGTGCGGCTCAGTGAAGGATGTTGTGGAGGTGAAGAATCTTACAGCAGAAGCGGATAGCAGTGAGATTCTCTTCATCCTTATCGATCTCTTCAA TGATCAATACCACATCAACACGACGTCTCATCCGTCCATGAAGAATGTGTTGGTACTCACCATGCCCAACACCAGGAACTACACCATCAATTCAGATCCGGAAAGCAACAACACAGTAAGGACGAAGCATGA AGAGTCTTTTTACAGCACTAATTTGTTTGTCATCTTTGTGCAGATGAACGACTACATGGCTGCGTACCACGACTCAGTGTTGCTGGTCAGTCGGGTGATGAGGGAAATACTTGAGAAACCTCACTCAGGGGCTCATCGGATCCCATATGTTACTGTGAATTACCTTAGGAACATCTCATTTAATG GCATCGCAGGGAACTATCGGCTCGACGAGCACGGTGACAGAGATGTGAATCTTTCTATCATTTACACAAGTAATGAGAACGAG TATCACATCTTATTCGAGTTTGACACGGAGTACAGCTTGACCATGCTGGTTGAGGACCACCCCTCCTTTGTCTGGGGGGCAAGACTTCCGAATTTCAGGCCGGATGAAGGTAAA GCGTCACTCgacatcgtcgtcatcatcttggctgtgatggtggtggtggcggccATCATCGCTTTCATCTTCTACAG ACAGAACAGGAGAGATCGTCTCCTGAGGAAACAGTGGTCCATCTCCCATATCCCCTCTGACCTTGTCACCCTGCTGGAGGAAAACTCTCTCAACCAAGTCTATCTGAAG ATTGAAGAGAGGAAAAAGGTTTATAAAATCCGCCGCGCACTCTACGATAAGAAG ATTGTCATCCTGAAGGAGCTCAATCACTCTGATGGAAACTTCAATGAGACACAGAAAGTGGAACTTCACGCG CTCCTGCAAATTGACTACTACAACCTCACTAAATTCTACGGCACAGTGAAGTTCGATCAGGGTGTGTTTGGGGTGTTTGAGTATGGTGAACGGGGATCGCTTCGG TATGTACTGAATGACAAGGTGTCCTATCCAGAGGAGACGTTCATGGACTGGGAGTTCAAGATCTCCGTCATGTATGACATTGCCAAG GGCATGTCCTACCTCCATGCCAGTGACATCCAGGTGCATGGACGCCTCAAGTCCACCAACTGCGTGATGGACAACCGCATGGTGGTGAAGATCACAGATTTTGGCTGCAACTCTTTTCTCAAGCCTGGCAGAG ACTTTTGGACGGCACCCGAGCACTTAAGGAAAGAGGGCACCTCACAGAAGGGAGACATATACAGTTTCGCCATCATTGCTCATGAGATCGTTCTCAGGAAATCGACCTTCTACACTGAATGCTGCTCCAACCGTGCAG aAAAGTTATCCAGGGTCATCATGTCCTACTTCAGACCTGATCTGGACTTGTACACAGCTTCAGATAAAGAACTTGAG GTATACATGTTGATAAAAAGTTGTTGGGAGGAGGATGCTGATAAAAGACCAGATTTCAAGAAGGTGGAAAGCTGTTTGGGGAAAATCATCAG taaaattcacaacaaagacaatgagAGCTACATGGATAACATGATACGTCGGCTGCAGATGTATTCCAAAAACCTGGAGCATTTGGTGGGGGAGAGAACGGCACTTTATAACATGGAGAGGGACAGAGCGGACCGCCTCAACTTCATGCTTCTGCCACG CCCTGTGGTGAAGAGCCTGAAGGAGTCGGGTGTAGTGGAGCCCGAACTGTACGACGAGGTCACCATTTACTTCAGCGACATTGTGGGCTTCACCACACTGTGCCAATACAGCACGCCCATGGAGGTGGTCGACATGCTCAATGACATTTACAAGGGGTTTGACAGCATCCTGGACCACCATGATGTCTACAAG GTGGAGACAATAGGTGATGCCTATATGGTGGCGTCTGGTCTACCGAACCGTAATGGCAACAGGCATGCGGTAGATATCTGCCGCATGGCCTTGGACATTTTGGCCTTCATGGGTACCTTCCAGCTCCGACACCTGCCTGGCATCCCTGTGTGGATACGCATCGGCGTCCACTCAG GTCTGTGTGCAGCAGGCGTGGTCGGAGTAAAAATGCCCAGATATTGTTTATTCGGAGACACGGTCAACACGGCGTCTCAAATGGAGTCTACGGGACACC CCCTGCGGATCCACGTCAGTCAGCCCACTATAAATATCCTGACGAGGACAGACTTCAAGTTTGAATACGAGTACAGAGGTGAAACTTATCTAAAG GGTAAAGGAACAAAAACAACCTACTGGTTGACTGGTGAGACAGGCGCAGACTACGACCTCCCAACTCCACCCACAAC GGAGAACTTCCAACGGCTCCAGCAGGACCTCGCCCACATGATCTTGGCATGTCTGCAGCAGCGTTCCCGAGGGTCCATGCGCCGAAAGAGGCCATTTCTCAGTCAGAGTACGGGTGAGGACAAGGAACCAGAAACAGAAGTGGATCCCCCAGAATACTTGCATCTGGCCACAGTGGATAACACCCTGAGCACCTTCCTGTAG
- the kctd17 gene encoding BTB/POZ domain-containing protein KCTD5 isoform X2, which yields MATTADDQWEPALHGCHHHNNNNNNNNKDNEAGETATCPPASSTEPGGKTSHSVGNGSVINSGGGNNGKWVRLNVGGTVFLTTRQTLLKEQTSFLYRLCQQQDLHSDTDETGAYVIDRDPTYFGPILNYLRHGKLVYNKELAEEGVLEEAEFYNITPLIKIIKERIVERDSKSTQVPPKHVYRVLQCQEEELTQMVSTMSDGWKFEQMVNIGSSYSYGTEDQAEFLCVVSKELHTPGSGLGTEQSHKTKLCSDSPLKKLEMSLTYKCHPLHHSHAALQVTFHFWFHCPHSSLSYGYIL from the exons ATGGCAACCACGGCGGACGACCAGTGGGAACCCGCGCTCCACGGCTGCCACcaccacaacaacaataataacaacaataacaaagatAACGAAGCGGGGGAGACGGCGACCTGTCCTCCGGCCAGCTCGACCGAACCCGGCGGGAAGACGTCGCATAGCGTTGGTAACGGCTCGGTCATCAACTCCGGCGGTGGAAATAATGGAAAGTGGGTTCGCCTGAACGTCGGCGGCACCGTGTTCCTGACGACGAGGCAAACGCTCCTAAAAGAACAAACTTCGTTCCTGTACCGGCTGTGCCAGCAGCAAGACCTGCACTCGGACACG GATGAGACAGGAGCTTATGTGATTGACAGAGACCCCACGTACTTTGGACCCATTCTCAACTACCTGCGACACGGCAAACTGGTCTACAACAAGGAACTAGCTGAAGAAG GTGTGCTAGAGGAGGCTGAGTTCTACAACATCACCCCTCTTATTAAAATCATCAAGGAGCGGATCGTAGAGAGGGACTCCAAGTCTACGCAG GTTCCCCCCAAGCACGTCTATCGAGTGTTGCAGTGCCAGGAGGAAGAGCTGACCCAGATGGTCTCCACGATGTCCGACGGCTGGAAGTTTGAGCAG ATGGTGAACATTGGCTCGTCGTACAGCTACGGAACAGAGGATCAGGCTgagtttctgtgtgttgtttccAAGGAGCTTCACACGCCTGGTTCTGGGCTTGGTACAGAGCAGAGCCACAAGACGAAG tTATGCTCTGACTCCCCACTGAAAAAGCTTGAAATGTCACTCACCTACAAATGTCATCCACTCCATCACTCACACGCTGCTCTTCAAGTGACCTTCCACTTCTGGTTTCACTGTCCTCACTCTTCTCTTTCATAtggatatatactgtaa
- the kctd17 gene encoding BTB/POZ domain-containing protein KCTD5 isoform X3, translating to MATTADDQWEPALHGCHHHNNNNNNNNKDNEAGETATCPPASSTEPGGKTSHSVGNGSVINSGGGNNGKWVRLNVGGTVFLTTRQTLLKEQTSFLYRLCQQQDLHSDTDETGAYVIDRDPTYFGPILNYLRHGKLVYNKELAEEGVLEEAEFYNITPLIKIIKERIVERDSKSTQQVPPKHVYRVLQCQEEELTQMVSTMSDGWKFEQVSVRTCRKPRTGLLWTMVNIGSSYSYGTEDQAEFLCVVSKELHTPGSGLGTEQSHKTKPTETQEKEAAKEEEAEGGRETTPNEWLRE from the exons ATGGCAACCACGGCGGACGACCAGTGGGAACCCGCGCTCCACGGCTGCCACcaccacaacaacaataataacaacaataacaaagatAACGAAGCGGGGGAGACGGCGACCTGTCCTCCGGCCAGCTCGACCGAACCCGGCGGGAAGACGTCGCATAGCGTTGGTAACGGCTCGGTCATCAACTCCGGCGGTGGAAATAATGGAAAGTGGGTTCGCCTGAACGTCGGCGGCACCGTGTTCCTGACGACGAGGCAAACGCTCCTAAAAGAACAAACTTCGTTCCTGTACCGGCTGTGCCAGCAGCAAGACCTGCACTCGGACACG GATGAGACAGGAGCTTATGTGATTGACAGAGACCCCACGTACTTTGGACCCATTCTCAACTACCTGCGACACGGCAAACTGGTCTACAACAAGGAACTAGCTGAAGAAG GTGTGCTAGAGGAGGCTGAGTTCTACAACATCACCCCTCTTATTAAAATCATCAAGGAGCGGATCGTAGAGAGGGACTCCAAGTCTACGCAG CAGGTTCCCCCCAAGCACGTCTATCGAGTGTTGCAGTGCCAGGAGGAAGAGCTGACCCAGATGGTCTCCACGATGTCCGACGGCTGGAAGTTTGAGCAGGTCAGCGTGCGCACCTGCAGAAAGCCCCGCACTGGACTGCTCTGGACT ATGGTGAACATTGGCTCGTCGTACAGCTACGGAACAGAGGATCAGGCTgagtttctgtgtgttgtttccAAGGAGCTTCACACGCCTGGTTCTGGGCTTGGTACAGAGCAGAGCCACAAGACGAAG CCAACGGAGACGCAGGAGAAGGAAGCAgcaaaggaggaggaggcagagggagggagagaaacCACACCAAATGAGTGGCTTAGAGAATGA
- the kctd17 gene encoding BTB/POZ domain-containing protein KCTD5 isoform X4, with protein sequence MATTADDQWEPALHGCHHHNNNNNNNNKDNEAGETATCPPASSTEPGGKTSHSVGNGSVINSGGGNNGKWVRLNVGGTVFLTTRQTLLKEQTSFLYRLCQQQDLHSDTDETGAYVIDRDPTYFGPILNYLRHGKLVYNKELAEEGVLEEAEFYNITPLIKIIKERIVERDSKSTQQVPPKHVYRVLQCQEEELTQMVSTMSDGWKFEQMVNIGSSYSYGTEDQAEFLCVVSKELHTPGSGLGTEQSHKTKPTETQEKEAAKEEEAEGGRETTPNEWLRE encoded by the exons ATGGCAACCACGGCGGACGACCAGTGGGAACCCGCGCTCCACGGCTGCCACcaccacaacaacaataataacaacaataacaaagatAACGAAGCGGGGGAGACGGCGACCTGTCCTCCGGCCAGCTCGACCGAACCCGGCGGGAAGACGTCGCATAGCGTTGGTAACGGCTCGGTCATCAACTCCGGCGGTGGAAATAATGGAAAGTGGGTTCGCCTGAACGTCGGCGGCACCGTGTTCCTGACGACGAGGCAAACGCTCCTAAAAGAACAAACTTCGTTCCTGTACCGGCTGTGCCAGCAGCAAGACCTGCACTCGGACACG GATGAGACAGGAGCTTATGTGATTGACAGAGACCCCACGTACTTTGGACCCATTCTCAACTACCTGCGACACGGCAAACTGGTCTACAACAAGGAACTAGCTGAAGAAG GTGTGCTAGAGGAGGCTGAGTTCTACAACATCACCCCTCTTATTAAAATCATCAAGGAGCGGATCGTAGAGAGGGACTCCAAGTCTACGCAG CAGGTTCCCCCCAAGCACGTCTATCGAGTGTTGCAGTGCCAGGAGGAAGAGCTGACCCAGATGGTCTCCACGATGTCCGACGGCTGGAAGTTTGAGCAG ATGGTGAACATTGGCTCGTCGTACAGCTACGGAACAGAGGATCAGGCTgagtttctgtgtgttgtttccAAGGAGCTTCACACGCCTGGTTCTGGGCTTGGTACAGAGCAGAGCCACAAGACGAAG CCAACGGAGACGCAGGAGAAGGAAGCAgcaaaggaggaggaggcagagggagggagagaaacCACACCAAATGAGTGGCTTAGAGAATGA
- the kctd17 gene encoding BTB/POZ domain-containing protein KCTD5 isoform X1 — MATTADDQWEPALHGCHHHNNNNNNNNKDNEAGETATCPPASSTEPGGKTSHSVGNGSVINSGGGNNGKWVRLNVGGTVFLTTRQTLLKEQTSFLYRLCQQQDLHSDTDETGAYVIDRDPTYFGPILNYLRHGKLVYNKELAEEGVLEEAEFYNITPLIKIIKERIVERDSKSTQVPPKHVYRVLQCQEEELTQMVSTMSDGWKFEQVSVRTCRKPRTGLLWTMVNIGSSYSYGTEDQAEFLCVVSKELHTPGSGLGTEQSHKTKLCSDSPLKKLEMSLTYKCHPLHHSHAALQVTFHFWFHCPHSSLSYGYIL, encoded by the exons ATGGCAACCACGGCGGACGACCAGTGGGAACCCGCGCTCCACGGCTGCCACcaccacaacaacaataataacaacaataacaaagatAACGAAGCGGGGGAGACGGCGACCTGTCCTCCGGCCAGCTCGACCGAACCCGGCGGGAAGACGTCGCATAGCGTTGGTAACGGCTCGGTCATCAACTCCGGCGGTGGAAATAATGGAAAGTGGGTTCGCCTGAACGTCGGCGGCACCGTGTTCCTGACGACGAGGCAAACGCTCCTAAAAGAACAAACTTCGTTCCTGTACCGGCTGTGCCAGCAGCAAGACCTGCACTCGGACACG GATGAGACAGGAGCTTATGTGATTGACAGAGACCCCACGTACTTTGGACCCATTCTCAACTACCTGCGACACGGCAAACTGGTCTACAACAAGGAACTAGCTGAAGAAG GTGTGCTAGAGGAGGCTGAGTTCTACAACATCACCCCTCTTATTAAAATCATCAAGGAGCGGATCGTAGAGAGGGACTCCAAGTCTACGCAG GTTCCCCCCAAGCACGTCTATCGAGTGTTGCAGTGCCAGGAGGAAGAGCTGACCCAGATGGTCTCCACGATGTCCGACGGCTGGAAGTTTGAGCAGGTCAGCGTGCGCACCTGCAGAAAGCCCCGCACTGGACTGCTCTGGACT ATGGTGAACATTGGCTCGTCGTACAGCTACGGAACAGAGGATCAGGCTgagtttctgtgtgttgtttccAAGGAGCTTCACACGCCTGGTTCTGGGCTTGGTACAGAGCAGAGCCACAAGACGAAG tTATGCTCTGACTCCCCACTGAAAAAGCTTGAAATGTCACTCACCTACAAATGTCATCCACTCCATCACTCACACGCTGCTCTTCAAGTGACCTTCCACTTCTGGTTTCACTGTCCTCACTCTTCTCTTTCATAtggatatatactgtaa